From the genome of Prevotella herbatica, one region includes:
- a CDS encoding alpha-amylase family glycosyl hydrolase produces the protein MKDKIIIYQVLPRLFGNRNRVLKEFGTIAENGCGKFNYFEESVLKRIHNMGFNHIWFTGVIRHATQTDYSSYGIPVQHPEIVKGKAGSPYAITDYYDVDPDLAQDVDKRMSEWENLIKRTHNAGMKVIMDFVPNHVAREYKSVCKPLGIRDLGEDDDVTIHFSTNNNFYYCDGQLDLSDISVDTNYVENPAKATGNDKFTSKPFVNDWYETIKLNYGINYCDAGGRSCHFNPIPNTWVKMTDILLFWASKGVDGFRCDMAEMVPTEFWNYSINIVKKKYPKVIFIGEVYDTNLYRTYIANGFDYLYDKVGMYDCLRSIVRDERPASALTYEWQDTDDIHDHMLYFLENHDEQRIASDYYAGDGYMAVPAAVVSILMRGNPFMLYSGQEFGEKGMDKEGFSGKDGRTSIFDYWAPDTLSRGYSDRRLMTETEKQLAISYRHLLLIANSEDAVREGDFFDLMYVNPNRPTFNTRREFAFLRSKDDTVILVVANFSSQEILTDVVIPSHAFDFCKIPEKKFLLFDLFSDESILADFKRDGVISIKVPAYGGRVYKFSTKMNNNDYIFNEHNKDEFPPAHTAEHLLNQLMIRMFGCERSRNAHIERKKSKISYVLDHKPSRQEEHEIERRMNMLIDEDIDIRYEYVDRYHIPDDIQIDRLPEDASEMLRVVRIGDYDACPCIGKHVRSTSQIGRFELLGTNWDEMTHTFRIRFKVVQ, from the coding sequence ATGAAGGATAAGATAATAATATATCAGGTACTTCCCAGACTTTTCGGCAATCGTAATAGAGTTCTTAAAGAATTCGGCACGATTGCCGAAAATGGTTGTGGGAAGTTTAATTATTTTGAAGAGTCTGTATTAAAGCGAATACATAATATGGGATTTAACCATATTTGGTTTACAGGTGTAATTCGCCATGCTACACAGACTGATTATTCATCATACGGTATTCCTGTTCAACATCCTGAAATAGTGAAAGGAAAGGCTGGTTCTCCTTATGCGATAACAGACTATTATGATGTAGATCCTGATTTGGCTCAGGATGTAGACAAAAGAATGTCTGAATGGGAAAATCTTATTAAGCGAACGCACAATGCAGGCATGAAAGTTATAATGGACTTTGTGCCTAATCATGTTGCACGAGAGTATAAATCGGTATGTAAGCCTTTAGGAATACGTGACCTTGGAGAAGATGACGACGTGACGATTCATTTCTCTACAAATAATAATTTCTATTATTGTGATGGTCAATTGGATTTGAGTGATATTTCTGTAGACACTAACTATGTTGAAAATCCCGCTAAAGCTACTGGAAATGATAAGTTTACATCTAAACCTTTTGTAAACGACTGGTATGAAACCATTAAACTGAATTATGGTATAAACTATTGTGACGCAGGAGGGCGCAGTTGCCATTTCAACCCAATTCCAAATACTTGGGTTAAGATGACAGATATACTATTGTTCTGGGCTTCAAAAGGCGTTGACGGTTTCAGATGTGATATGGCAGAAATGGTTCCTACTGAATTTTGGAACTATTCAATAAATATTGTAAAGAAGAAATATCCAAAAGTTATTTTCATCGGTGAGGTTTATGATACAAACCTTTATCGCACTTATATAGCTAACGGCTTTGACTATCTGTATGATAAGGTAGGAATGTATGACTGTTTAAGATCTATTGTTAGGGACGAACGCCCAGCTTCCGCTCTTACTTATGAGTGGCAGGATACTGATGATATACACGATCATATGCTTTATTTCCTTGAAAATCATGATGAACAGAGAATTGCCAGTGATTATTATGCTGGTGACGGATATATGGCTGTTCCTGCTGCTGTGGTGAGCATACTGATGCGTGGTAATCCTTTTATGCTTTATAGCGGACAGGAATTTGGTGAGAAAGGTATGGACAAGGAAGGCTTCAGTGGAAAAGATGGAAGAACATCTATCTTTGATTACTGGGCACCAGATACATTGAGCCGTGGATATTCAGATCGGCGATTGATGACGGAAACAGAAAAACAATTGGCTATATCATATAGGCATTTACTGCTTATAGCGAACAGTGAAGATGCAGTGCGTGAAGGAGATTTCTTTGATCTGATGTATGTTAATCCAAACAGACCTACATTCAATACACGACGCGAGTTTGCGTTTCTGCGCAGCAAGGATGATACTGTAATTCTAGTTGTAGCAAACTTTTCTTCACAGGAAATACTCACGGATGTTGTAATACCTTCACATGCTTTTGATTTCTGCAAAATCCCTGAAAAGAAATTTCTATTGTTTGATTTGTTTTCTGACGAAAGTATATTGGCAGATTTCAAGCGTGATGGGGTGATATCCATAAAAGTTCCTGCCTATGGTGGCAGAGTATATAAATTCAGTACGAAGATGAATAATAATGATTATATATTCAATGAGCACAACAAGGATGAATTTCCTCCTGCTCACACTGCTGAACATCTGCTTAACCAGTTGATGATTCGCATGTTTGGATGTGAAAGAAGCAGAAATGCCCACATTGAACGCAAAAAGAGTAAGATTAGCTATGTTCTGGATCATAAGCCTTCGCGTCAGGAAGAGCATGAGATAGAACGTAGGATGAATATGCTGATAGATGAAGACATTGATATCAGATATGAATATGTAGACAGGTATCATATTCCTGATGATATACAGATCGACAGATTACCAGAAGATGCATCAGAAATGCTTCGTGTTGTGAGAATTGGTGATTATGATGCATGCCCTTGTATTGGCAAGCACGTAAGGTCAACATCACAGATAGGAAGGTTTGAACTTTTAGGTACTAATTGGGATGAGATGACCCATACATTTAGGATTCGCTTTAAAGTTGTGCAATAA
- the fabD gene encoding ACP S-malonyltransferase, with protein sequence MKAFVFPGQGSQFVGMGKDLYDNNSLAKELFDKADEILGFKITDTMFAGTDEDLKQTNVTQPAVFLHSVISALCMGEDFKPEMVAGHSLGEFSALVASGALSFEDGLKLVAARANAMQKACEANPGTMAAIIGLPDEKVEEICNEVSTEGNIVVAANYNCPGQLVISGNMDAINIACEKLKEAGAKRALPLKVGGAFHSPLMQPAKDELQAAIEATTFKAPKCPVYQNVDGKPHSDSEEIKHNLIAQLTSSVRWTSSVQAMIAAGATDFTECGPGKALQGMIGRIDKNVSAHGIA encoded by the coding sequence ATGAAAGCATTTGTATTCCCTGGTCAGGGATCTCAGTTTGTAGGTATGGGCAAAGACCTATATGATAATAATTCTCTTGCAAAGGAACTTTTTGATAAAGCTGATGAAATTCTAGGCTTTAAAATTACTGATACTATGTTTGCTGGTACTGATGAAGACCTAAAGCAAACTAATGTTACACAGCCTGCTGTATTCTTGCACAGTGTAATTTCTGCTTTGTGCATGGGCGAAGACTTTAAACCAGAAATGGTTGCAGGTCATTCACTAGGTGAATTTTCAGCTCTTGTTGCATCAGGTGCATTGAGTTTTGAAGATGGTTTAAAGCTTGTTGCAGCGCGTGCCAATGCAATGCAGAAGGCATGTGAGGCAAATCCTGGAACTATGGCTGCTATTATCGGTTTGCCAGACGAAAAAGTTGAAGAAATATGCAACGAGGTAAGCACAGAAGGTAACATCGTTGTTGCAGCAAACTATAACTGCCCAGGTCAGCTTGTTATCTCTGGTAACATGGATGCAATTAACATTGCATGCGAGAAGTTGAAGGAAGCTGGCGCAAAGCGTGCTCTCCCTCTAAAGGTTGGTGGAGCTTTCCACTCACCACTTATGCAACCAGCTAAGGACGAACTTCAGGCTGCTATCGAAGCAACAACATTCAAAGCACCAAAATGTCCTGTTTATCAGAATGTGGATGGTAAGCCTCACTCTGATTCTGAAGAAATAAAGCATAATCTTATCGCACAGTTGACAAGTTCTGTAAGATGGACTTCAAGTGTACAGGCTATGATTGCTGCCGGTGCTACTGATTTTACTGAGTGCGGTCCTGGTAAAGCTCTTCAGGGCATGATAGGACGCATCGATAAAAATGTTAGTGCGCATGGCATTGCATAA
- the rplI gene encoding 50S ribosomal protein L9, whose amino-acid sequence MEIILKEDIIGLGYKNDILNVKSGYGRNYLIPTGKAIIASSSAKKMLAEDLKQQAHKIAAIKAEAVKKGEALNGVALVISAKVSTTGALYGSVTTATVAEELAKKGIEVDRKIITMHDIKKVGEFEATIHFHKEVEIKVPVTVVDEKAPKAAKEAPVEEAPKAEEAAAE is encoded by the coding sequence ATGGAGATTATACTTAAAGAAGATATCATCGGTCTTGGATACAAGAACGATATTTTAAATGTAAAGAGTGGTTACGGTCGTAACTACCTTATTCCAACAGGTAAAGCAATTATCGCTTCTTCTTCTGCTAAGAAAATGCTTGCAGAGGATTTGAAGCAGCAGGCACATAAGATTGCAGCTATCAAGGCTGAGGCAGTAAAGAAGGGCGAGGCTTTGAATGGTGTTGCTCTTGTTATTTCTGCTAAGGTTAGTACTACAGGTGCTCTTTATGGTTCTGTAACTACTGCAACTGTAGCCGAAGAGCTTGCAAAGAAGGGTATTGAAGTTGATCGTAAGATCATCACAATGCACGACATCAAGAAGGTTGGCGAGTTTGAGGCAACTATTCACTTCCACAAGGAGGTTGAAATTAAGGTTCCTGTAACTGTTGTTGATGAGAAAGCTCCTAAAGCTGCTAAAGAGGCTCCTGTAGAGGAAGCGCCTAAGGCTGAGGAAGCTGCCGCAGAATAA
- the rpsR gene encoding 30S ribosomal protein S18 — MADQKNSEIRYLTAPSIDTRKKKYCRFKKSGIKYIDYKDPEFLKKFLNEQGKILPRRITGTSLKYQRRVAQAVKRARQIALLPYVTDLMK; from the coding sequence ATGGCAGATCAGAAAAATTCAGAAATCCGTTATTTGACAGCTCCTTCTATCGATACCCGCAAGAAGAAGTATTGTCGTTTTAAGAAGAGTGGTATCAAGTATATCGACTATAAGGATCCAGAGTTCTTGAAGAAATTCTTGAACGAGCAGGGTAAAATCCTTCCTCGTCGTATCACAGGAACATCTTTGAAGTACCAGCGTCGTGTCGCACAGGCTGTTAAGCGTGCTCGCCAGATAGCTTTGCTTCCATATGTAACCGATTTGATGAAATAA
- the rpsF gene encoding 30S ribosomal protein S6 has translation MNQYETVFILTPVLSDEQMKEAVAKFKQILTDNGAEILNEEAWGLKKMAYAIQKKSTGFYCLVEFKAEPTVIETLETGYRRDEKVIRHMTVRLDKYAAAYAEKRRNKLGKKEEA, from the coding sequence ATGAATCAATACGAAACCGTTTTCATTTTGACTCCCGTTTTGTCTGATGAACAGATGAAGGAAGCGGTCGCTAAATTCAAGCAGATTCTTACCGACAACGGTGCAGAAATCTTGAATGAAGAGGCTTGGGGACTCAAAAAAATGGCTTATGCCATTCAAAAGAAATCAACAGGCTTCTACTGTCTAGTTGAGTTTAAGGCTGAGCCTACCGTTATCGAGACTCTCGAAACAGGCTATCGCCGTGATGAGAAAGTTATCCGTCACATGACTGTACGTCTTGACAAGTATGCTGCAGCTTATGCTGAGAAGCGTAGAAATAAACTAGGTAAAAAAGAGGAGGCTTAA
- the rprY gene encoding response regulator transcription factor RprY: MEEKLKILLCEDDENLGMLLREYLQAKGFSATLCPDGEVGYREFLKNKFDICVLDVMMPKKDGFTLAQEIRQANAEIPIIFLTAKTLKDDILEGFKIGADDYITKPFSMEELVFRIEAILRRVRGKKNKESTLYHIGKFTFDTQKQLLVIGEKQTKLTTKENELLALLCSHANEILQRDFALKTIWIDDNYFNARSMDVYITKLRKHLKDDEQIEIINIHGKGYKLITPEEE, encoded by the coding sequence ATGGAAGAAAAATTGAAAATTCTTTTGTGTGAAGATGATGAGAATTTAGGAATGCTTTTGCGTGAGTACCTTCAGGCTAAAGGATTTAGTGCAACACTTTGTCCTGATGGCGAGGTAGGTTATCGTGAATTTCTAAAAAACAAGTTTGATATCTGCGTTCTTGACGTAATGATGCCAAAGAAGGACGGATTCACACTTGCACAGGAAATTCGTCAGGCAAACGCTGAAATTCCTATTATATTCCTTACAGCTAAGACTCTTAAGGATGATATTCTTGAAGGCTTCAAAATTGGAGCTGATGACTATATCACAAAACCATTCTCAATGGAAGAATTAGTATTCCGTATAGAGGCAATTCTACGTCGTGTACGTGGTAAGAAGAATAAGGAAAGTACACTTTATCATATTGGTAAGTTCACATTTGATACTCAAAAGCAATTATTGGTTATCGGTGAGAAACAGACAAAACTTACAACAAAGGAAAATGAACTTTTGGCTCTTCTTTGCTCACACGCAAACGAAATATTACAGAGAGATTTCGCTCTGAAGACAATATGGATTGATGACAACTATTTCAATGCTCGTTCAATGGATGTGTATATCACAAAATTGCGTAAGCACCTAAAGGATGATGAACAGATAGAAATTATCAACATACACGGAAAAGGATATAAGTTGATTACTCCTGAAGAGGAATAA